DNA from Nitrospirota bacterium:
GCATTGGAACGGAGTTCGCTATTAATCTGAAATTAGTTTTAAAACTGCTTTTAGGTCGTTTCTTATCTTGTTTATATCAGCCATGCGATGTCTGACTCTCGACTCTCGAGCAAACTTCTTTTTAACCCCGTCTATCGTATATCGTTCTTCATAAAGCAGTTTCTTTATCTCAAGAATCAGTTCGATATCCTTCTTTAAATAGACTCTCTGTCCCGAATTATTTTTTCTCGGTTTGAGAAAACTGAATTCAGACTCCCAGTACC
Protein-coding regions in this window:
- a CDS encoding MerR family transcriptional regulator, with protein sequence YWESEFSFLKPRKNNSGQRVYLKKDIELILEIKKLLYEERYTIDGVKKKFARESRVRHRMADINKIRNDLKAVLKLISD